The window TTTACCACCTTGCCTACTTTGCTACCCCTCCCCTGCGCACACTGCTAGTCATTCTGCGCCTGCGCAGAATTAATCGACTTGAAGTACTTCTCCAAAACGTCCTTCAAGGTGTTCAGGTACGTGTAAAAAACGTCGGATGATAGCAACAGGCTGTCCTTCTTCACTCCATGCAAAAAGTGTTCGATGTTATTTAGTGCCTGGATAAATCGATCCACTATGTACCAGCTATACTGACCCAAGTCATTCTTGCTCCTCAGTACATTATATTTGccatgaataaaataatccaAAATGTAGGAATTCTTCAAGCAcaccttttcctcttttattACATCATCTTcgaatttgaaaaaggagatgTAATCCTCTCCGATGTCTGGAATCATGTTCTTTCGTATATCTAAGTCCAGTATGGACGTGTAAAGCAGTTCATCTAGGGTTTCGAAATTGTCGCACTGGTATAGGGAAGCCAGGAAGGGCGATCTTACTTTGTAGTCGCGgagctgcaaaaaaggaaaaaaaaattaaataaacggttaaaaaaaaattccaaattCGTCTCTCTTCCCTCTTTTTCGACCCAACCGGAGACACGCATAATCGCTCCAGCGAGGGAGTAAACCCCCATGTgggaatatataatacacTCAAACCACACTGCACCAATAATCACTCTCTTTTCCTAACCTTCGACTGATAAAAGGTCAAGTACTCGGAATGTCCCTCCGGAAATATCTCCCCCAAATGGAGTGCTGGGTGCTGCTCGAAAATGTACAGCTGGGTGTAGGGCAGTAAGTACGTCTTCTTCCTGTGcaacaaatttaattttgctaAAACCAGCAAGGAGTAATTCATGAGGTACCTCAACAAAACATTTTCAATGTTCTTTATATGCTTTCGGACAGGGGCTGGCAAAATGTGCAATAAGGGGAAATACGTGGAGCTGAATAACTCCAATTTGGTTCTAACTTTACAATTGAAATTTATTAGCACCTTCGTCAAggctattttgttttcttttattttattaataaaatgggaaagtataaataacaaaatgaattgcCCTCTAGCAGAATCGTCTACCAAAACATTACGCGAATAATTCTTCTCAAACGTTACACGATCAATTACTTTTTGCAGCGGAATCATACCAACAGAGGAACCTAAAAATGTGCCATCTCCAACAATATTAtgtaatactttttttactaaCAAATAGGTTAATACTAAATTGTTGtcacattctttttttaaaaatatggcTAGCTCggtcatatttattatattgcaCTCTTCATCTATTGCTTCCATCTCGACCAAAATGTTTATAAACATTAGGAAATGGGCTTTAATTCTGAAGCACAATTCCTTTAAGTGTTTTTCACCTTCCTTTACTTCACTTTTCTTGCCTTTTTTCATGGCTAAAAATTCGCAGTATAAGTCGTTGTATTCGTATTTTCTATCCACGTATTTCCTCAGCGCAttgattttctccttctgatGATCGAATTCACTGGGATGGTAATTTAACAATTCAGTCGTTTCCATTCCGGGGTTCTCATTCCCCATGTGCACCGCATCAGCGGGGGAAGAAATTTCGTTCCCCGCTacatccccattttgcaatttttgctGGTTTGATTCACCCCCCTTCGTCATAGTTACACGTTCCGAAAAATGCGAACCGGCTTTATCATCCCCGTCGCCATCCCCCCTATGCTGAAATGCATTTACATAATACAACGAATTGTAAAAAACGCTAAGGATGCCATTAATTcgggtaaaaaaatttacgttaATACTTCTGTTTTTCTCAAATATCTCTTCCTTTTCAGCAACAGTCATGGTTTcatctttcttcttcttcttaatgGGCTTATTAACCACTGCTTTGTTTCTGTTGGTAATTTCCTCCAAGTCtttattcttcttcaagCAGTTGTACAACAACATACTTCTACAAATATTCGTAAAATTCACAGCATAGGAACCTGACAGGGTCTGCAGAGGGGACGTAATTAATCtccttaaatttttaaagttaaTATTCCATATGATAATATTTCCATACAAATCGAAGCCTCTTCTTCCGGCTCTTCCAGACGTTTGTTTAAACATGACTGAATTTAATTCGAAAGTATGTCCAGCAAAAATGATAGATTTACAAGGTATATTAATACCTAGCGATAAATTCTTATtgctaaaaataattttaatatatcctAGTCGAAATAGGGACTCCACAATGATGGTAAATTTGTAAGGCAGTACTTCATAATGTAGTCCTATTCCCCTTTTCAGCCCTTCGATTAGCACAGATTTGtatttccttccttcgatGGCTCTTTCCGCTTCTCTGATCAAATCTTCTATCTCTGTAACATAGTTAATGTAGACTTTCCTGTTGCAGAAGTAGAAGTCTCCATCATATTCTTCCGAAACGTCGACTGGTGGTTCTGGGATCTCTTCTTCATTGAGCATGTCCAAATATTCCTTATCCATATTTTGTTCCAACCTCTGATTACGTGAAAcggtcttcatttttaacaatatttcTCTCTGTTTAAGCAAATTTTCGTACCTTTCTTgtctcattttattttccatctTGGTGTTAAAAGTCCTTTCTTCATCTCCGTAATATTTATCGTGTTGTCTTTTCATAAGTTCGTTAATCAGATTTATAGTCATATCTTCAAGCTCCTTTCTCTCAAAGTTGAACACAATACATGGGAGGAAGTTAATCTGTTCTAACTGCTTTAGTAATTCTATCAACTTACTGCTATCTAGATATTCCTGTTCTGTGTTTACCGTTTCGGTGTACTTCACCAAGTCGTGCGACTTGTTCAGTATGTACTTCTCGTCCAGTACAACACTTTTGTAGAGTTCCTGGAAAAGCTGCTGCTTTGGAACAACTTCCTTCACAGTGTTGCTGTACAGGTGCTTCGTGGCGCTACTGCTTGGGGTGCCTTTCGATTCATTCTTGGATGCCTCTTCGTCACCCACTTTATCCTTTGCCCCTTCGTCGCCCCCCTCGTCCTTCACCCAGTCAGCGTTCTTCATATAATTCGACAGCAAAATGTGTATGAACATGTCATAGTCCAAATTGGAGATGTACTTATTTTGAATCAAGTAAACGATGGTCTCCTTCACAGTGTGCATGTAATAAATGAACTGCTTTTTGTTTATACACCTCGTGTACTGGAAATAAAAGGAAGGTTCTAAAAATTCCACCAAGTGGTAGAAGTTGTTCTTCCTCGCCAACTCGAACAGCACAATTATGATTTCGTAGATTTCCCTAGGGTTACAATAAAAATCTTTATTGATCCCCTTATACAAAATGTCCCTGAAATTGAAGCAAGCCAACGGGTTCAAATGGTGCAGATTATTGTTCGTGTACACATACAAAATTAAATCCGAAAACCgttcgtaaaattttattaagtGCAGGTCCTGCtccccttttcccttcttcatcatcacGTTTTGCAAccaagaataaaaatattttatattacctATTGTTGCGGATAGggccaaaaagggggcattACACAAATGGATAATATTCTCTATTTGCGTTCCATAAAATTCTTTGTCTCCTATACAGTGGATTTCATCAAAAATGATGTACTCAATTCGGCTAATAAATTTTGATACGTTCAAGTTtgaattttcatcatttacAGCATACCCcgaaagtaaaatattttcaaacaCACTCGGTAAAACGATGACTATTTGAGCGTCTAACGCATTTTCCTCTGCATATTTGTCCGTCATATAGGAACACAATTTATTTCCGCCATACTTCGAGTAACCCTTGGTGCTGAATCTTCCATTTACTTCATGATAAACTTGAAATGCCAAAGTGTCGTTAGGAGCTACATACACAACCACACTGTCGTTATTTAATCGTAGCACCTTGTCCATTACGTAgtaacaaataaatgttttacCACTACTTGTGGGGCAGGAAACTAAAATGCTCTTTCGTCTATCCaccaaatttaaaatattatactgCCAAGTATCCAGGGTGAAGAGCACTCGCTTATCCTTTATATTACCGGTTGTTCTATCTAACAAGTAGTACATATAATACAACTGAAATTCGTGTTCTTTCTTCTCATCAATTTTTAGTTCACTATAATTTTTGACAGATTCCAgtttgtatttataaatatcgTGTGcatcttttcccctttctttaTTCTTGGCGTGTTTTGAGCCGCTCCCATGGGTACTACTCCCATCATTCTCTGCGGCCATCTCGTTCGCTTTCTTGCCCCCCTTGCTTTTGCCTTGGTTGCCACTTTGTTgcgctccttttttcttatcattCAATGTTCCACCATCTTTCAGTTTgctcttttcatttccttttccttttccatgtTTTGCAGAACCCACTTTATCCTCATCTGCCTCTTCTTCTCCACCCTCTCCAGACAATTTCAAAAGGTTCCTCCTTACTTTTACGTACTCTTCGAACAAATTATAACTGCTATTTTTGAACCCTAGAGATAACAACACCGTTTGTAGTTGTACTATATCCTTTTCGCTCAAATTTTccttaaatttgttaaaaatttcgttGGTCAATTTGTAGATCAGCATAATGCTTCTGATTGCATCCGACTTTTGCCTGCTGCTCTTCACATTCTTTAACTTCGTGTACATGATAATTTCAAACATGCTGCTCAAAACCTTTAtactaatttttatttggagCTCCACACTTTTGATTAAATTTGTAACGTTGTTAAAGTTGTACACATCTACTAGTCTGTTAAATCCGGAAATGATATCCAGTGACCAGGTGTTCATGTCTGAGTAGCTATTATTGCTTCGCAGTTTATTTACCTTGGCTTCTAACACGTTGTACCTTTCTAAGTCTACttcgtaaattttcttctcatttgacatttctttttttttcaaaatttcatCTTTCCTGCTTAATGTGTTTACATTCGCTTTGGCACCCTTTTTAGCTGCCTTTTCGTTACGCCCTTTTCTGTTATCATCCCTGTTATTCCCCCTTTCGTGCTTCATATCATTTTCTAAATCGCTATCCTCATTTGAGTCATCCAACATTTCGTATATGtcgtttttacttttcttcgtttttttcttactcCCTTTGCTTTGCCCCTCCAGCTGGTTCTCTTCCCCATCGGAGGACCCATCAAACAGCCTTTTCATTCTAAACTTGATTCCAttccttttctcctcatcTTTCAAATAGTTATACAATTTTTCGATAGTATAAACGTAGAACTTTATCCACGGGTGATTCTCCGAAATGACAATAGGATGATGTAGCGAACTGATATTTAGGTACTTTGCGATTATTGCTTTCCTCTTTTCGTCCCTCTGTTGGCGCCTTAATTTGTACTTATCgtccttttccttcatgtTCAATGGGAGCCGATTATCTCTCGATATTTTGAAGTAACTCTTTAGAATATCCATTAGGCTCTCCCTATCACTGATGTGCAACAATCCGGACAACTCGAAAAATTCGCTATCATATTCTACGCATTTGTTTACTAAGTTCAACTTGATGTACACCGTTTTTGCATCCTCCTCCAGCTTGTCATTCTTTACTAAATCTTTTATGCTGAAAAAAGTTTCTATAAAAtcatttctaatttttattaaattgacATTTGTGGGAGCATTCCCATtatttgcgttttttttattccctgcGGCGAGTTCATTTTGCCCATTATCTACATTGCTCATGagttctccttcctttttctgccccGCGTTTCTGCCACTATCACTTGGCTCTTCCGATTGGTTCCCCAAATCATTCGCTTCccgtttttgcaaaaagtttATATCATCCTTCAGAAATGCAAAActgagagggaaaaaagaaatgccaTTATCACCTACTACATTTTGAAAAGCACTTTCAAAGACGTTCTTCCCttcaaatgaaaaatcttCATGTTCGATGacgtacacattttttctcaacttaaaacacacaaaatttatcaaattgtGCACTATGGAagcattaaaaaagtttaacaAATCGACGTTCCTCGCACTTTTCAAAGCATCACAATGCACCTCCTTTTGAAGCGTCTTCAAAACGAAGTTGTATATATCTAGATACAAGCGTACGTACGGTTCTGCTGCGTTTTTTACCGCTTTTGCGATGTCCTTACTATCTCCCGTACACTGATCATACAggcataaatttttcatgttcAACTTTTCTATTAAATAATTGTGCATAAAAAGGAGCTTCAGGATGAACACAAAATGGTTCCATCTATTCTGCTCATTTATCCCCTTTATCGCTTTGCTCCTCTCGTAAAAAAGGCCCAGAACGacgtttttcaaatttgtccCATCTTCACTAACCCGCTTTGAAAATGACTCCAAAATTTGCTGTTCCTCTTCGCTGtgcttttcctcttccttaTGCATCAGATCGTAATCTTTTATATCCTGCGATGTGATAAGAAGATTCGTCATCCCGTCTGACTTCGCCCCCTCAAACTTTCCCCCCTCAGCTGCCTCC of the Plasmodium cynomolgi strain B DNA, chromosome 7, whole genome shotgun sequence genome contains:
- a CDS encoding DEAD/DEAH box helicase (putative), whose translation is MNLANDEYRINKLKDMKDLRIAENDRSKRYAFFNECTENDLNDIENVVNNKSISVDTKIELFYSKLHSKIFDIFRIVADYNCLYIINGEGLIIHICMLLSKFYSFENEDDENILSFNNSLNISSAIYYVEKILSDLSECNSNFHILFFNIFNIFFEKETKVFRNYNLVRNAFIIHCKKNLIPFFIFDNWYNDNNYNFYLIKYKPLFMFVEDSSSFLYAFNKFYVSPIGDEATANTSGEKGGVQDHVGEASTGKDTNYKEYIVKKRIYDHYNEEIRELSICFYFLLINNILRDIKCVFFFNFESEKNTINAFSINYMGINFKILAMLNEEASVLFDRKFYGREAAEGGKFEGAKSDGMTNLLITSQDIKDYDLMHKEEEKHSEEEQQILESFSKRVSEDGTNLKNVVLGLFYERSKAIKGINEQNRWNHFVFILKLLFMHNYLIEKLNMKNLCLYDQCTGDSKDIAKAVKNAAEPYVRLYLDIYNFVLKTLQKEVHCDALKSARNVDLLNFFNASIVHNLINFVCFKLRKNVYVIEHEDFSFEGKNVFESAFQNVVGDNGISFFPLSFAFLKDDINFLQKREANDLGNQSEEPSDSGRNAGQKKEGELMSNVDNGQNELAAGNKKNANNGNAPTNVNLIKIRNDFIETFFSIKDLVKNDKLEEDAKTVYIKLNLVNKCVEYDSEFFELSGLLHISDRESLMDILKSYFKISRDNRLPLNMKEKDDKYKLRRQQRDEKRKAIIAKYLNISSLHHPIVISENHPWIKFYVYTIEKLYNYLKDEEKRNGIKFRMKRLFDGSSDGEENQLEGQSKGSKKKTKKSKNDIYEMLDDSNEDSDLENDMKHERGNNRDDNRKGRNEKAAKKGAKANVNTLSRKDEILKKKEMSNEKKIYEVDLERYNVLEAKVNKLRSNNSYSDMNTWSLDIISGFNRLVDVYNFNNVTNLIKSVELQIKISIKVLSSMFEIIMYTKLKNVKSSRQKSDAIRSIMLIYKLTNEIFNKFKENLSEKDIVQLQTVLLSLGFKNSSYNLFEEYVKVRRNLLKLSGEGGEEEADEDKVGSAKHGKGKGNEKSKLKDGGTLNDKKKGAQQSGNQGKSKGGKKANEMAAENDGSSTHGSGSKHAKNKERGKDAHDIYKYKLESVKNYSELKIDEKKEHEFQLYYMYYLLDRTTGNIKDKRVLFTLDTWQYNILNLVDRRKSILVSCPTSSGKTFICYYVMDKVLRLNNDSVVVYVAPNDTLAFQVYHEVNGRFSTKGYSKYGGNKLCSYMTDKYAEENALDAQIVIVLPSVFENILLSGYAVNDENSNLNVSKFISRIEYIIFDEIHCIGDKEFYGTQIENIIHLCNAPFLALSATIGNIKYFYSWLQNVMMKKGKGEQDLHLIKFYERFSDLILYVYTNNNLHHLNPLACFNFRDILYKGINKDFYCNPREIYEIIIVLFELARKNNFYHLVEFLEPSFYFQYTRCINKKQFIYYMHTVKETIVYLIQNKYISNLDYDMFIHILLSNYMKNADWVKDEGGDEGAKDKVGDEEASKNESKGTPSSSATKHLYSNTVKEVVPKQQLFQELYKSVVLDEKYILNKSHDLVKYTETVNTEQEYLDSSKLIELLKQLEQINFLPCIVFNFERKELEDMTINLINELMKRQHDKYYGDEERTFNTKMENKMRQERYENLLKQREILLKMKTVSRNQRLEQNMDKEYLDMLNEEEIPEPPVDVSEEYDGDFYFCNRKVYINYVTEIEDLIREAERAIEGRKYKSVLIEGLKRGIGLHYEVLPYKFTIIVESLFRLGYIKIIFSNKNLSLGINIPCKSIIFAGHTFELNSVMFKQTSGRAGRRGFDLYGNIIIWNINFKNLRRLITSPLQTLSGSYAVNFTNICRSMLLYNCLKKNKDLEEITNRNKAVVNKPIKKKKKDETMTVAEKEEIFEKNRSINVNFFTRINGILSVFYNSLYYVNAFQHRGDGDGDDKAGSHFSERVTMTKGGESNQQKLQNGDVAGNEISSPADAVHMGNENPGMETTELLNYHPSEFDHQKEKINALRKYVDRKYEYNDLYCEFLAMKKGKKSEVKEGEKHLKELCFRIKAHFLMFINILVEMEAIDEECNIINMTELAIFLKKECDNNLVLTYLLVKKVLHNIVGDGTFLGSSVGMIPLQKVIDRVTFEKNYSRNVLVDDSARGQFILLFILSHFINKIKENKIALTKVLINFNCKVRTKLELFSSTYFPLLHILPAPVRKHIKNIENVLLRYLMNYSLLVLAKLNLLHRKKTYLLPYTQLYIFEQHPALHLGEIFPEGHSEYLTFYQSKLRDYKVRSPFLASLYQCDNFETLDELLYTSILDLDIRKNMIPDIGEDYISFFKFEDDVIKEEKVCLKNSYILDYFIHGKYNVLRSKNDLGQYSWYIVDRFIQALNNIEHFLHGVKKDSLLLSSDVFYTYLNTLKDVLEKYFKSINSAQAQND